TGCAGCTTTGCAGATAGGAAGCACCGCGCCGGATTTCGAGGCCGACACCACCGAAGGTCGACTCCGTTTTCACGACTGGATCGGCAATTCCTGGGCGGTGCTTTTTTCCCACCCGAAGGATTTCACGCCCGTTTGCACGACCGAGCTCGGCTATATGGCCAAACTGAAACCGGAATTCGACAAACGCAACGTGAAGGTAATCGGCCTTAGTGTCGACACGGTCGGCGATCACCACAGGTGGGCCAACGACATCAGGGAAACCCAGGGGCAGGCGCCGAATTACCCGATGATCGGCGACCCTACCCTGGCGATTTCCAAGCTCTACGGCATGTTGCCGGCCGACGTGGAAGACTCCTGTTTGGGCAGAACGCCGGCGGATAACCAGACCGTGCGCAACGTCTTTGTCATCGGACCGGACAAGAAGATCAAGCTGATGATTGCCTATCCGATGACCACCGGGCGCAATTTCGACGAAATCCTGCGCGTGATCGACTCCCTGCAATTGACCGCCAAACACAAGGTCGCCACACCGGTCAACTGGCGGCAGGGCGAGGATGTCATTATCGCCGGGTCGGTGTCCGACGACGAGGCCCGCGTGGTGTACCCGTCGGGCTGGAAAGCACCGCGGCCGTATCTTCGGATTATCCCGCAGCCGAGGTCCTGAGAGACCGGGTAACGGCAAAACGCACGGGCGGCAATACGCGGTATCCGGAACTTACGGCGCGCCACAGTTGTTGAAGATTCGTCCGACAAGAAAGCAACATCACCGATCTGATTTCGCTACTAAAGTGTAGTCCCATGAAGAGTTGGGGCTTCAGGCCAGACTTAGGACCAACAAGCGATGGTTTTGTGCGGCAACAAGATGCGAGGTTCCCGCCCGACGTTGGCCGTCGGCAGCATGGACTTTATGGGTCCAGGAAATCTATTCTATCGCCTGCCCCGAAGCCGCTCGTGGCCATTGAAACTGAAAGCGACACAACTGAACTGCAGTTAGCTACCCAAACACATAAGGAGATGCTCGCATGATTAAGAAAATGCTGATGGCGGCAGCTTTCATCGCCACAACCTTTGCGGTCGTCCTGGCCAAGGACACGCCGAAGGGCACCCCGGGTGAATCCCCGATGGCGGCCATGAAAGCTGAAATGATGAAGTGTTACGTGTGCAAGAACATTGCCGCGAAGATGGACGAAATCGGCCCGAGGGGTATGGAACCTGTCAAGCTCAACGACGGACTGGCAATTCGCCATTGGGTCAAAAGCGACGACCCGAAACGGCTCGCGGCCTTCCGTGCTGCTGGCAATGCGTGTAGCAAAGCTGGTGAAGAGTGCATGAGTTTCACCGACGAGCGGGCCAAGACCGAGCTGTGCGAGTTCTGCCAGGGTGTCAGGACTGCCGCGAAAGCCGGTGCCCGCATGAGCATGGGCCAGACCCCAAATGGCGACATGATGGTGCTCACATCGGCCGATGCCCCGGTTCAGGCACAGCTTGCGACCCTGC
This genomic stretch from Candidatus Zixiibacteriota bacterium harbors:
- a CDS encoding peroxiredoxin; its protein translation is MATQTATAALQIGSTAPDFEADTTEGRLRFHDWIGNSWAVLFSHPKDFTPVCTTELGYMAKLKPEFDKRNVKVIGLSVDTVGDHHRWANDIRETQGQAPNYPMIGDPTLAISKLYGMLPADVEDSCLGRTPADNQTVRNVFVIGPDKKIKLMIAYPMTTGRNFDEILRVIDSLQLTAKHKVATPVNWRQGEDVIIAGSVSDDEARVVYPSGWKAPRPYLRIIPQPRS